One Eremothecium cymbalariae DBVPG#7215 chromosome 2, complete sequence DNA window includes the following coding sequences:
- the TAT2 gene encoding aromatic amino acid transmembrane transporter TAT2 (similar to Ashbya gossypii AEL030W), with protein sequence MTDRNLAMEMDIERKGSSSTETCSDSKLNTKSHNEYTYESGKCSLLNGSTEERKRNVVQRVIDSFKPPVDGSFDPSNMKRALKSRHLIMIAIGSSIGTGLFVGSGKALATGGPLALIIGWTLAGTQMIGTIHGLGELTVRLPVVGAFADYSTRFLDPSVSFVISSIYVMQWFFVLPLEIIASCITMRFWTQSVDPIIWVALFYTMIVSINLLGVRGFGEAEFIFSSVKVITICGFIILCIVLILGGGPTHQYVGSRYWHDPGPLANGFKGVAAVMVTASYSLGGSEMTCLASGETDPKELPHAIKQIFWRILFFFLVSLTLVGFLVPYTNENLLGGSSAENSPFVLALYLHHVKVVPHIVNGVILVSILSVGNSCIFASSRTLCSMAHQGLIPHIFGYVDRGGRPLVGILANSIFGLLAFLVKFSSISNVFSWLMAIAGLATCVVWLSINVSHVRFRLAMKAQNKSLDELQFVSSVGVWGSVYAGVLNFLTLVAQFYIALWPVEGWKDSKSRAEAFFKNYLCALILIAMFAAHKCYFRITTGKWWGIKKLSEVDLDTGRVNIDIEIIKEEVAERKKFLRNKAWYTRYYYYWC encoded by the coding sequence ATGACCGATAGAAACTTGGCAATGGAGATGGATATTGAGCGCAAGGGCAGCAGTAGTACAGAGACATGTTCTGATTCTAAGTTGAATACAAAATCCCATAATGAATATACGTATGAGTCTGGGAAGTGTAGCCTGCTAAATGGAAGTACAGAAGAAAGGAAGAGAAATGTGGTGCAGCGGGTTATTGATTCATTTAAACCGCCAGTTGATGGATCTTTTGATCCAAGCAACATGAAGAGAGCGTTAAAATCTCGACATTTGATTATGATTGCTATTGGTAGTTCTATTGGAACTGGTCTTTTTGTGGGTTCTGGGAAGGCGTTGGCTACGGGAGGTCCCCTTGCGTTAATAATTGGGTGGACTCTTGCGGGCACGCAGATGATTGGCACGATTCATGGTCTTGGTGAGCTTACGGTTAGACTTCCCGTTGTGGGTGCGTTTGCAGATTATTCTACCCGATTTTTAGATCCAAGTGTTAGTTTTGTGATATCATCTATTTATGTGATGCAATGGTTCTTCGTATTACCTTTGGAAATTATTGCTAGTTGCATAACGATGAGGTTTTGGACGCAGTCGGTCGACCCAATAATTTGGGTTGCTTTATTTTACACAATGATTGTGTCTATCAACCTGCTTGGCGTGCGTGGGTTTGGAGAAGCTGAATTTATCTTTTCTTCGGTAAAAGTAATTACCATCTGTGGTTTCATTATACTGTGTATTGTATTAATTTTAGGTGGTGGACCTACACACCAATATGTGGGTAGTCGGTACTGGCACGACCCGGGTCCCCTAGCAAATGGTTTCAAAGGAGTTGCGGCGGTCATGGTAACTGCTTCATATTCGTTGGGTGGGTCTGAGATGACTTGTTTGGCATCTGGCGAAACTGATCCCAAAGAACTCCCCCATGCtattaaacaaatattttggagaatcctcttctttttcttggTGTCGCTCACTCTAGTTGGTTTCCTTGTTCCATACACTAACGAGAACTTGCTGGGTGGTTCTAGTGCTGAAAACTCCCCCTTCGTCCTCGCTTTGTATCTCCATCACGTCAAAGTTGTTCCCCACATAGTTAATGGTGTCATTTTGGTCAGTATCCTAAGTGTAGGCAACTCCTGTATCTTCGCATCAAGCAGAACCCTGTGTTCCATGGCACATCAGGGGCTTATCCCGCATATTTTTGGTTACGTCGACCGTGGAGGCAGGCCACTAGTTGGCATCCTAGCCAATTCCATCTTTGGACTTCTGGCCTTTTTGGTCAAGTTCAGTTCCATATCTAATGTGTTTTCATGGTTGATGGCTATTGCAGGCTTGGCAACATGTGTGGTTTGGTTGAGCATAAACGTATCCCATGTTCGCTTCAGATTGGCAATGAAAGCTCAAAACAAATCTTTGGATGAGCTGCAGTTCGTTAGTTCAGTGGGTGTGTGGGGATCCGTATATGCAGGcgttttgaattttttaacCCTTGTGGCCCAATTCTACATTGCATTATGGCCAGTGGAAGGTTGGAAGGACTCTAAATCGCGTGCAGAggcatttttcaaaaactaCCTCTGTGCATTGATCCTAATTGCCATGTTTGCCGCTCATAAATGTTACTTCCGAATTACCACTGGAAAATGGTGGGGCATTAAGAAACTAAGTGAAGTCGACCTCGATACAGGAAGGGtaaatattgatattgagATCATCAAAGAGGAAGTTGCcgaaagaaagaaattcCTCCGCAATAAAGCTTGGTACACAAGgtactattactattggTGTTAA